A window of the Salvelinus namaycush isolate Seneca unplaced genomic scaffold, SaNama_1.0 Scaffold339, whole genome shotgun sequence genome harbors these coding sequences:
- the LOC120040275 gene encoding uncharacterized protein LOC120040275, protein MTILNTYAVVLCESQTVPCSLLLNRAPRTLDTSSSLLLNRAPRTLDTSNSLLLNRAPRTLDTSNSLLLNKAPRTLDTSSSLLLNRAPRTLDTSSSLLLNRAPRTLDTSSSLWLNRAPRTLDTSSSLLLNRAPRTLDTSSSLLLNRAPGPLDTSSSLLLNRAPRTLDTSSSLLLNRAPRTLDTSSSLLLNRAPRTLDTSSSLLLNRAPRTLDTSNSLLLNRAPRTLDTSNSLLLNKAPRTLDTSSSLLLNRAPRTLDTSSSLLLNRAPRTLDTSSSLWLNRAPRTLDTSSSLLLNRAPRTLDTSSSLLLNRAPGPLDTSSSLLLNRAPRTLDTSSSLLLNRAPRTLDTSSSLWLNRAPRTLDTSSSLLLNRAPRTLDTSSSLLLNRAPRTLDTSSSLQRG, encoded by the exons ATGACC ATACTAAATACTTATGCAGTAGTCCTGTGTGAGTCCCAAACGGTACCCTGTTcactactgttgaacagggcccCTAG GACTCTGGACACAAGTAGTTcactactgttgaacagggcccCTAGGACTCTGGACACAAGTAATTCCctactgttgaacagggcccCTAGGACTCTGGACACAAGTAATTCCCTACTGTTGAACAAGGCCCCTAGGACTCTGGACACAAGTAGTTCCctactgttgaacagggcccCTAGGACTCTGGACACAAGTAGTTCCctactgttgaacagggcccCTAGGACTCTGGACACAAGTAGTTCACTATGGTTGAACAGGGCCCCTAGGACTCTGGACACAAGTAGTTcactactgttgaacagggcccCTAGGACTCTGGACACAAGTAGTTCCctactgttgaacagggcccCTGGGCCTCTGGACACAAGTAGTTcactactgttgaacagggcccCTAGGACTCTGGACACAAGTAGTTcactactgttgaacagggcccCTAGGACTCTGGACACAAGTAGTTcactactgttgaacagggcccCTAGGACTCTGGACACAAGTAGTTcactactgttgaacagggcccCTAGGACTCTGGACACAAGTAATTCCctactgttgaacagggcccCTAGGACTCTGGACACAAGTAATTCCCTACTGTTGAACAAGGCCCCTAGGACTCTGGACACAAGTAGTTCCctactgttgaacagggcccCTAGGACTCTGGACACAAGTAGTTCCctactgttgaacagggcccCTAGGACTCTGGACACAAGTAGTTCACTATGGTTGAACAGGGCCCCTAGGACTCTGGACACAAGTAGTTcactactgttgaacagggcccCTAGGACTCTGGACACAAGTAGTTCCctactgttgaacagggcccCTGGGCCTCTGGACACAAGTAGTTcactactgttgaacagggcccCTAGGACTCTGGACACAAGTAGTTCCctactgttgaacagggcccCTAGGACTCTGGACACAAGTAGTTCACTATGGTTGAACAGGGCCCCTAGGACTCTGGACACAAGTAGTTCCctactgttgaacagggcccCTAGGACTCTGGACACAAGTAGTTcactactgttgaacagggcccCTAGGACTCTGGACACAAGTAGTTCACTACAAAGGGGCTAG